The proteins below come from a single Cricetulus griseus strain 17A/GY chromosome 6, alternate assembly CriGri-PICRH-1.0, whole genome shotgun sequence genomic window:
- the LOC100761506 gene encoding olfactory receptor 142, translating to MANENNVTELIFSGLFQDAEVQKVCFVLFLPVYLATVLGNGLIVVTVHISKSLCSPMYFFLSSLSLVEICYSSTIVPKFITDLLEKVKTISLKGCLAQIFFSHFFGVVEVILLVVMAYDRYVAICKPLHYMNIMSHQVCHMLVAGSWLGGLIHSIIQILITIPLPFCGPNVIDHYFCDLQPLFKLACTDTFMEGVIVMVNSGLISIVSLLILMFSYVIILVNLRNHSAEGRRKALSTCASHITVVILFFGPGAFIYMRPSSTFTVDKLVAVFYTVITPMLNPIVYTLRNAEMKNAIRKFWSQKEN from the coding sequence ATGGCcaatgaaaataatgtaactGAATTAATTTTCAGTGGCCTTTTCCAGGATGCAGAGGTGCAGAAGGTGTGCTTTGTACTGTTTCTTCCTGTTTACCTGGCCACAGTGCTGGGCAATGGCCTCATTGTTGTGACAGTCCACATCAGTAAGAGTCTGTGTtctcccatgtacttcttcctcagctCCTTGTCCCTGGTAGAGATCTGTTACTCTTCTACCATTGTCCCTAAGTTCATCACTGATTTACTTGAGAAAGTTAAAACCATCTCTCTGAAGGGCTGTCTGGCTCAgatatttttctcccatttctttggAGTTGTTGAAGTCATTCTGCTCGTagtgatggcctatgaccgctatgtggccatctgcaaacCTCTTCATTACATGAACATCATGAGTCATCAAGTGTGTCACATGCTGGTGGCTGGTTCCTGGCTGGGGGGCCTCATTCACTCCATAATCCAGATCCTCATCACCATTCCATTGCCCTTCTGTGGTCCCAACGTGATTGATCATTACTTCTGTGACCTCCAGCCATTATTTAAGCTTGCCTGCACTGACACCTTTATGGAGGGTGTTATTGTGATGGTCAACAGTGGTTTAATCTCTATAGTCTCTCTCCTGATCTTAATGTTCTCTTACGTCATCATCTTGGTCAACTTGAGGAACCATTCTGCAGAGGGGAGGCGCAAGGCCCTCTCCACCTGTGCCTCTCACATTACAGTGGTCATCTTGTTCTTTGGGCCTGGTGCTTTTATTTACATGAGACCTTCCTCTACCTTCACTGTGGACAAACTCGTGGCTGTATTCTACACAGTCATCACCCCAATGCTGAACCCCATTGTCTACACATTAAGAAATGCAGAGATGAAAAATGCCATAAGAAAATTCTGGAGCCAAAAGGAGAACTGA